A genomic stretch from Flavobacterium sp. KS-LB2 includes:
- a CDS encoding DNA modification system-associated small protein — protein MNAKEIKMDQIQKLKEECENKGISFDSIQKLLDSEKIKKLQKRNHYIQQTIINEIEKAIK, from the coding sequence ATGAATGCTAAAGAAATAAAAATGGATCAAATCCAAAAACTAAAAGAAGAATGTGAAAACAAAGGAATTAGTTTCGATTCAATTCAAAAATTACTGGATTCTGAAAAAATAAAAAAGTTACAGAAAAGAAATCATTATATCCAACAAACAATTATTAATGAAATTGAAAAAGCAATAAAATGA
- a CDS encoding CvfB family protein, with protein sequence MIEIGKYNTLTILRDTKVGLFLGNPEKDPEGIHDILLPNKYVPNEFEIGEGLIVFVYLDHEERPVATTLEPYILLNEFALLRVNYTNQIGAFMDWGMEKDILVPFKEQARPMEKGKRYLVYLYMDEKTNRLVASSKLNQFLKNDHLTVEKGEEVDLIVSHITELGINVIINEKYKGLLYKDEVYDDAIRTGDRMRGYIKTIRPDNKIDVALQVQGYQSIEPNAEKILDELRASRGFLRLTDNSHPEDIKTVLKMSKKTFKKAIGALYREKLIEIKEDGIYLVKE encoded by the coding sequence ATGATTGAAATAGGAAAATACAATACGCTTACCATTTTACGCGATACCAAAGTGGGTTTGTTTCTGGGGAATCCAGAAAAAGATCCCGAAGGAATTCATGACATTCTATTGCCTAACAAATACGTTCCAAACGAATTTGAAATAGGTGAGGGGTTGATTGTTTTTGTGTACTTGGACCACGAAGAAAGACCCGTTGCCACAACATTAGAGCCTTATATATTATTGAATGAATTCGCACTTTTGCGTGTGAATTATACCAATCAGATTGGTGCTTTTATGGATTGGGGAATGGAAAAAGATATTTTGGTTCCGTTTAAAGAGCAGGCACGTCCAATGGAAAAAGGGAAACGCTACTTGGTGTATCTTTATATGGACGAAAAAACCAATCGCTTGGTGGCTTCCAGTAAATTGAATCAGTTTTTAAAAAATGATCACCTAACGGTTGAAAAAGGAGAAGAGGTAGATTTAATAGTTTCTCATATTACTGAATTAGGAATTAATGTTATCATCAACGAAAAGTACAAAGGTTTGTTGTACAAAGATGAAGTGTATGATGATGCTATTCGTACGGGAGACCGCATGAGAGGATACATCAAAACGATTCGTCCGGATAATAAGATTGATGTGGCATTGCAAGTTCAAGGCTATCAAAGTATCGAACCGAATGCAGAAAAAATTCTGGATGAATTAAGAGCCAGCAGAGGTTTCTTGAGGTTGACTGATAATTCACATCCCGAAGACATTAAAACGGTTTTGAAAATGAGCAAGAAAACCTTTAAGAAAGCTATAGGTGCTTTGTACCGAGAGAAGTTAATCGAAATCAAGGAAGATGGAATTTACTTGGTTAAAGAGTAA